The sequence below is a genomic window from Callithrix jacchus isolate 240 chromosome 16, calJac240_pri, whole genome shotgun sequence.
cccatctcttctaaaaatacaaaaaactagctgggcaccgtggcacgtgcctgtaatcccagctactcgggaggctgaggcaggagaattgcctgaacccaggaggcggaggttgtggtgagccgagatcgtgccattgcacttcagcctgggtaacaagagcgaaactccgtttcagaaaaaaaaaaaaaaaaaaaattgtgggaaCCCCGTCCCTAAGCTGGGGCTTGCTTTCTCTAGAGAGGATTCATTGTTGGTTTTGCTTTCACATGCAGGGGTGCTGCTGACCCGGGACCACCCTGACTCCCCCGAGGGCTCTGTGTGGAGAGTCCAGGAGTCCAGGAGAATGTACCCCCCGGGGGCAGCCCTCAATCAATGACTCTTGGGCACTGCTGTGAAAACACCCGTTCCCTCATCCCTTGAGTGAGCTCACCGAGGCTCAGTTTATATCACTTCCCAGAGGCCCTCTGTGGGGTCAGGCTCCAGTTCcccaccatggtggtttgctgtgtaCCACATGCTTGCCTGCCTCCTTCTCTATCCCGGACCACTTCTGCACTCCCAGGGCTGTCCCCACACTGCCAACGAAATGGCTTGCCCTGGAATCTgtgcctcaggctctgcttctgagCCTCAGACCCTGCTTCTGAGCCTCAGACCCAGTGCAGGCCCAGGTTTGCCCAGGACCACTGTGGCTTCTGCATCTGCCTCCTGCTCAGTGGGCAGACTTTGGGGGTCCATTATTCTATTTACTTCCTTCTTTATGGACTcagatttcttttaatttcttgagagctctgtatattttgaaaagaacCGTGTTTGAGCCTTGATCTAGCTCTTGCCCTCTGCACCTTATGAATCTCAACTCCTCATTCAGGTCTCTGATAAAATGTCAAGTCCTGGGAGAAGCTTTCCCTGACCCTGAGGCAAAATGGGCTCCTGACATGGTCTCTTGTCCATTTCATCCTTGCCTCTGCCCCTCTGGAGCCACATACGGAGTGAAGGCGTGCAGTCCCTGCAGCCCAAGCTGCTTAGGTTACACATCAGCTGTGTCACCTGTCACCTGcattgctgtgtgaccctgagtaGGGAGCTTCAGCTTTCTGTGCGAGTCTCCTCACCTGTGAGATGGAAATGATACTATCTGCACAGCAGGGTTGTGGTGAAACTGTAATGATAATAGATAGATGTGAAGTGTCTAGAACAGGTGGAATCCACAgcacatgctcaataaatgttagctctgACTGTCATACCCTGCAAAGCTAAGCTGTGTTAGGGGTCACCACTTGTCTAAGGTGAGAGTCAGGAGGGCGGAAACCAGGTCTGTCTCCTCCTGTCCTTTcccagggcccagggcccagggTAGCCCTAGGCCAGCAGGGAGCACGCAGTACATATTTTCAGGTCGAGTGAAAGAAAGCAGGACCAAAGGCAGGGTGGCAGGTAGGGGCTTCCCCAGGGCCCCCGCGGAGGCGGATTTCAGGCACAGGGACACGCGCAAAGACACAGCTTTTCCCCAACTGGAGGGCAGGGCGGGAGGGCCAAGAAAGCCCAGACACGGGTCCAAGGCTCTGACTCCCTGGCCAGGATTTGTGCCTTTACCCTCTAGCGCGGGTGTGGCTGGCGACAGAAGTTCCAGGGACTGCGGCTGCTGGGTGGGGGTCTTCATGGATGCTCAGGGGAGAAGAACGGCTGGAACCATTGGAAACAGGAAAGCGGGGATGAGGTTGGGGAGGAGTGGGGAGCagtggggagggatggggagcaACAGGGAGGagtagggagggaggaaagggaggggagggagggtgggcagCAGTGGGGAGGGGCCGGGAGGAGGCGGAGGGCGGGGCCCCAGGGCTGGGCGTCTGACCCTAGCGGTCTTCGACCCGGCACAGGAGCGGGGCGCCGCTCCGGGTGCCTCCACCTCTCTGCGTCTTTGTGCATTTTGCTTCCTTTCGCAATAAACGTTCTTCCGAGAAATTCCAAGGGGATCGCAGCCAAGCGGAGGGGGAAGGGATCCTGCCCACGCCTGGGTAGGGGACCGCGGAGGCGGGGGAGGAGCAGGGGGCGCCGCGGTGGAGGGAGCGGGAACCCGAGGGAGCGAGCGCTCGAGAGCGAGGGGGCGCGGAGGGCTGGGGCCGGCTATACCTGTGTTGGGGCCGCGAGCCCCGGGCACCCCCGCCCCGCGCGTCtcccgccgcccccgccccccgcgcGGCCCCCGCCCCGGCTCTGCCCCGCCCCTCGCGCGGGGTCCGCGTCTGCGGCTGCGTTCCCCGAAAGACGAGGCTGCGCCCGGATTCCGGTCCGCAGGGAGACCGAAGGGCACCGCTCCCCGAGTCACGCACGCCGCCCGAGCCCCGAGTGCGGACACCCCAGGGATGTGAGTGCGCTCCCCGATCCCGAGGCCCGCGCTCTTCGCCCCACCCGCGGTGAGCGCCGAGGCGCGCGCGGAAGGCCCGGGGACGGGACTCGGCGCGGGGTTCCCGGCCCCCCAgcccaggggtgggggtggggacctgTCGCGCGCCCCTCCCCCCGTGGCAGGTACCGGCTCCCGCCCCTGCCGCTCGTTCCGGTCCGGACGCACCTACGGCTCCCCGGGGAGAAGAAGACGCCCCCCTCCTCTCCCTACACAGGTGCCGGCGTGGGGCGTCTCGAGCTGTCCCCGCGCCCCGGAGGGCAGCCCTCTCCCAGCGGGGATGCTGTGACGGCGGGAGCTCTGGGAACCGGCTGGGGGTGGGGATCTGCGCGCTCCGGCAGACCCCAGCCCTGGATTTCGGGTAGAAGGCTGCGTCCTGAGGCCCGGAAAGGAGAGGGTCCTTGGGGCCTCCTGACCAACGCTTCTTCCCGACAGGCTTGCGTCCCAGAGGACCCTCGCCCCGAGACCCCGCGCCGGCTCCAAGCCCGCCCGGAGCATGCTGCCTGCAGCCATGAAGGGCCTCGGCCTGGCGCTGCTGGCCGTCCTGCTGTGCTCCGCGCCCGGTGAGTAGGGGGCCCGCGGGCTGGGTCAGGTGCCTAGGAGAGCCCGAGGCGCCGCGGGAGAGCCGGGTATGGGGCCTCCACAGTCTGACAGTTCCCTCCGCGCTTCCCAGAGAGCCCACGCTCCCTCCGGGACCCCGGCGACCTCGGCCCTCGGCCGCTCTGCCCGCGCACCGGGCTCTCTCCATCGCTCTTCCTCCAGGGCCGGGAACTGGTGGGCGGCTGGGCCCGCACGAAAGCCCCTGGTCATCCGTCACCTCCTCCCGAGCCTCCTTTCAAATGCAGTTTGGCCCTTCACGGCTTGGAGCCCACAGAACTCGGGGGTGGGGGGATATGTGAGGCGGGGTGGGTGCGGGGGGGCACTGCTGGTGTGGAGTCTATGtagcccgtgtgtgtgtgtgtgtgtgtgtgtgtgtgtgtgtgtgcgcgcgcgcgcacttGTGCACGGGGGCCAGGCAGGGGCCATAGGAGCTCCCCTCAAACTGCCAGGATGGGGCACAGTTGTCCCAGGGCCTCTGCTCCCGCTCCAGGGGTCAATGTGGCCTGCTCACTCCTGTGGGGTAGGGCTCTTCTAGGAGTGCTTGCAACAAGGGGATGGGCGAGGGACACAGCGGGTGGCCTGGTTCGGCCCCCAGTGCCTCTGGTCACCCCCCCATGCTCTGCCCAGCTCATGGCCTGTGGTGCCAGGACTGCACCCTGACCACCAACTCCAGTCATTGCACCCCGAAGCAGTGCCAGCCGTCGGACACGGTGTGTGCCAGTGTCCGAATCACCGACCCCAGCAGCAGTAAGTTGGGACTGAGGGAGGTGAGGGAATGTTCTGAAAGTCAGGCTCTCAGGGGAGGTCAGGAGTGCCCTCTGAGTCCTTCTGGCCCGGGAGGAGAGCGTGGGGCCGCAGGCAGGACACTGCCGTGCTGTGTGACAGTGAGCCGGTCCTGGTCCCTCTCTGGCTCCTTAGTGACCCTTTCCATCTAGTTGGGGCCAGCCTGGGAGAGTGGAGGGATTGGGCTTTACCTGTCTGGGGCCCTGAACTGACTTGGAGGGGACTGGGCTGGGTCTCCGGTAAGGCTGAAAGGGCCCAggagccccagccccagtcccagtCTGAGCTTTCTCTTCCCAGGCAGGAAGGATCACTCGGTGAACAAGATGTGTGCCTCCTCCTGTGACTTCGTCAAGCGACACTTTTTCTCAGACTATCTGATGGGGTTTATTAACTCTGGGATCTTAAAAGTCGACGTGGACTGCTGCGAGAAGGATTTGTGCAATGGGGGGACAGGGGCAGGGCACAGCCCCTGGGCCCTGGCTGGGGGGCTCCTGCTCAGCCTGGGGCCCGCCCTCCTCTGGGCGGGGCTCTGAGGTCTCCTCCTTCCCACAGGGCTTCTGAGCTTGCCCCCTGAGCCTGTGGCTGCCCcctccctggcctggcctggctggggctgggggcagccTTGGCCCAGCTCTGTGCCTGTGGCCAGtggctctctctcctcccacagtGTGAAGCCTCCCTGTCTCTCTGGCGGCTCTGAGTCCCGGGCAGCTGGACATCCCCAGGGGAACCCAGCCATCTGGGCAGGAGACCTGGGGATGAGGGCAGGGGGTTGGGACCCCCAGGTCCCAGAGGGAAAGTGAAGCAGCAGCCTAGCTGGAAAGGCATCTTCTACGGAGAAATAAAGTCACTTTTGAGTCCTGAGACCCGGGTCTGAGCCTGGGTGTGGAGGGTGGGAAAGGGGACCTGGCGGAGAGCCGGGAATGAGGTGCCAAGGGAGCAGAGAGGGGCTTGGGGCAGCATGGGTGCTCAGCCATGCTCTCTGCTCCCGGGCTCAGGGCACTGGGGTGCTGGGTGCTTGTGCTGGGCTGCTCAGGCCTGGTGAGGTTTGGGAGCACTTGGGGTGATGGGTGAGAGTTGAGAGGAGCAAGATctcagggtgggccttgggggaGGCACCGGAATCCTGGGTGCACACCGCAGACACCAGACTCTCACACACTGTGGTGCCCACGCAGCATGCATACACATGGGTGCAGCTCATGCATACACACCGTGCCTGCCCTGCTCACACCctcacacacgcacaccccaGGTGCCCTGTGCACACGAGCTGGGCGTGCAGATAACTGGCACACACTGGCGTGTCCTGGGGCACGTGCACCCGCCCACAGTCACTCATCCACGTCTGTGCACACCCACCCTTGGACGCTCAGTTTGCAGTGCACCTGGGACCCTAGGGACTCAGATGTGAGCACACATGTATGCTGGCCTCCTCTAGCCCCCACCCCTCATTCTTCGCCTCTGTGGGCTGCGTCAGGCTGAGTGGAGCCCTCGTGTTCCCTCACACTGCCCCTTTGCTGGACATCCATTCTGGCCACTTCCAGCCCTGAGTTGGGGCCTTGAGGCCAGTGCCTGTGGCCGGGGGCTGAGGAAGCCCACCTGTCTCTGTGGGCTGGCCCAGGGGAACTGGATGCCTCGGGGTGAGGGGGCAGGGAAGACTCTGCCTGGGGAATGTGGAGTGATGTCCGGATCCTTCCTGCTCCAGTTTCAGCTGCATCCCGGCATCCAGCCCAGCCTCCCACACCCACTGGCCACCGCATCTGATGCTCCACCGGTGGCTTGCCCCACGGCCCAGGCTCaccccacagtgcctggcaggcaCCCCAGGGTTTCTCTGAGGGCTGTTCTCTGGCCACTGCTGCTTCATGCCACCTGTGGCTGACCCAGTCTCCTGGTCACTGCTGGATCCTGGACTCTTTAGGGAAAGCAGTGGTTCCTATAAGAGCTGACCTTGCATGAGTGATGGTGAGGAGTCGAGTCCAGGGCTGGTgagccagggagagagaggaggcctGTGATCCTGGGCACCGGCGCCAATTCCCTGCTGGACACAGCCAAGGGCTTTTCCATAAAGGGGCATCTGCTCTGCGATGCGCCCCCTGTCCCCGCCCCGCTTCAGTAAAGTGTGCTGCTCTTGCTTGTGCCTGGTGTTTTGGGGGCGGGGGAACTTGCAGAGAAGCTGAGAAttcccaggaggcagaaagcCCAGGAGCGATTGAACAACCCCCAGGGAAGCCTTGGGTGGCTAGGGAGGCCGTGGACAGGCCAGCCCAACTGGGGTGAGGCTTGAGCCCGTTTTCATGTGAATCTTTGTATGCTGAATTTATTATCTGAAAGATATatttaaagacacaaataggtgtgaaattctcccacctccttGAGGAATCATAAAATCAGAAGGGCATGCCCTGGCCTCTCCCTCACCTCCCACCCTGAGGCCTCCCACCCTGTGAAGCTGCCGGCTCCCAAGCTGCCGGCACCCACCGGCTAAGTCGGTTTCCTCATCTCAGAGGAGTTTAAGTATGGTCCCCACCCAACAAGTTGTCTTTGAGGGGCTGAACCTCACAGTCCACGTGAAGCCCTTGGTCCAGCGGGGCACACAGACGGTGCTGAGAAATGGACCTGCTATGCAACTCTTTCTACTGAGCAATTCACTGGCAGTGTCCTCCCAGGGCCCGGTGTCCAGGCCAGCCGGTTTTCAACgtctgcttaggggtcccctggAGGAGGGAGCCGTGCATTTGCACCATCCCTTATCGGTGGGTGTAGGGGTTTGGTCAGCAACACTGAGGTACCACTCTTGTCTTCATACCCCCATGGGCTCAAGTGGTGATGGGCGCAGGATCAATGCCAAGAAGTGACAGGAAATCTGACGAAATCACTGCTTCTGACAATTCCGGACACAGAATTAGCTGGCAACGAATGCTCTTCAGCGTGAGGAATGCTTTGCCCGTCTCGTGGACAAAGATAATCTCCCGTCGTCTGTGTCAGCCATGTGTTCGTCTCTCTTGCCTGGTCACACCTTTGCCCATGCTCCCATTGTGGCGTTTGTCTTTTTCCTACTGTCACCAGCCTTTTGCCTACTTTAGGGACACGTATCTTCCTGTGCTGTACGTCGTGTGGATATTTCCCTGCTGCCTGCCGCTTGTGTCCCATTTGTGGTGTTGGCACCGTGTGCTGCCGGATGTTCTAAGGTTCAACGCAGTCAGATCTGTCGGACTGTTCTTTTGTGGTTAGGGGCTTTGCATCTTAGGAGAATTTTCTCTACCCTTAGCTTATGAAAAGAGTGCAGATTTGGTTACTGCACTCAGAGAgccaatccatctggagtttatttacAGTGTGGCCGGGGGTAGGAGCTTCTTCCCAATGGCCACTGTTTCTCAACGTCCTTTACTAAACAGCCTGCCACTGGCCCGTTGATCTGGGATACTGCTCTCTAGCAGGATGCCTTCCCACACGTGCCAGGCTGTTTCTGAGCCACTGCCCACTGGGATTGCACTGGTCAGTTAGTCACGGGTCCTTTGATGCGATGCCATTTCCAAGAGGGCATCCGGGCGGCGTGTTGGACACTTGCTAAGGCAAGGTCCTCgttattcttctttttaaatgcatACTGCTACGTCTCCCAGTCTATTCTCGCAGATGGACTTTGGGATCCTTGTCTCCAGTTGCGGAATAACACTGTTAGCATTTCAACTGGAATGCGTCTCTCTGGCACGTGAGGTTGGAGCAGCCGCCATCCTGACTGCTCGGGGTCCCTCCGGCCTCTGCACTTGGCCTCCTGAGTGACGTCCCACTGTGCGGCTTTGTCATTCCCTTCACTGGGCTTGTGCTCGCTCCTTGGTGTGCTTATCACTGGGTCATTTATGGTTCTTGGTGTTGCAAATGGGATTTCCTTCCCACCTTAGGTTGAATGGCTGTTGCTGGTGTGGTGagtggatgctttttattttttcctgatttcatGAGCCTCCCACCCTGTTGAAGCAGGTGGGCTTGCTGCCTGAGGGGAGGGGCTGATAGGGCAGAACACCGAGGTCCCCCAGTCTCCTGGCTTGGTGCTTCTGGAAGCCTGACCCACCAGGCCGTGAACCCCTTGGAGGCAGACAgtgaggcagagaggagggtcCGAGGTGGAACCTCTCGGTAAGGAAAAATCGGGCTTTACAGGATGGAAGTTAGTTTTGTTCAGAAGCCTTGCTGAAGATTGCAATGGGGGTCACCCCAAGAGTTTCTGGTAGgctactccagagctgttccagCCCACGTCCTACGTGGGGCAGCCGCTCCGCAGGTGCCCAAGGCATGACAGCGGGGCCGAGCCTcggggctgggtgtggggctgCCTCTGGCCACGGAGCCTAGGGGCACACTTGCAAATCCTGTCCACATTCTCTTTCGTGCAGGAAGAAGCAAGGGTCGGGCTCGTCGAACTCATGTTTCTAAAGATGCAGTGatgcaggcaggagaatcgggaCGATCTGCAGCCGGCTCATGGCCTGTGGGGCACCCTTCTACAGGGTTGCTCTCAGTCCCCTGCCTGCTTCGTCTCAGAATACAGAGTGGGAGGGAGGCACTGCCCTCCAACTGGGATGAGAGTCCCCTGGCCCCGGCAGGGACAGGGGGAGGGCTGAGGCTAGAATGGGTCCCAGAGAAAGGTTGCACCCAGCGTCCTGGGCAGCACTCCCAGAGCACCCCCGGCAGCCTCAGAACTGACGGGATGGAGTTAGGGACGAAGATAAAGGAGAAGCCATTTGGCAGTGGCCTGTATGCGCCGGGCACTGGCCGAGGCTGAGGGCCCGGGGTTGTCTCCGCAAATGCCCTGAGTGGACAGATCTGCCATCCTGCCGCCTGCAGCCCTGGGAAAGAGGTGTGAGGACTGCAGGCACTACCAGCCGGGTAAGGTGGAgaggtctagaaatagaaatcatagCAATGAAGTTGTGTTTCTCATTCAgctctgtgggctctgcccttctACCCTCGTGTCTCCCAGGGTAGCGTCCACCAGAGTGCGTTTCAGCAGAGGGTTTCACCGTGGGGTTGCAGGGAGGGCTGGGGTCTCGGGCTGCAGGCGTGGCCTCCGGGAAGGACTCAGCTTGCCTGGCTGGCACCGCTGCTGTCCCAGGAGCAGCATGCTGCCCCTGCCCCGTCCCGGGAAGGAGGCTGCCCCGGCCCCGTAGCTTGCCTTAGGAGTTCCTAAGTTCGGGCAGCTACACCCGAGGGCCTGGGAGGCTGCAAGATGTAGCTTCTGAATTCTGTCATGGGAAAGTGGGATTCATGATGCAAGAACTTTCAAAAATGTTCAGAGCATGTTCAGGTGACTGGAGGCAGCCACAGATAACACCACAGGCCAGCAAGTGAGGGCTGCTTATTTCTGAATGCGAATCTTCCTCCATTCCGTGATTAGCAGAGTCTCTTAAATGTTCGAGGGATGTAACCGTATCATCAGCTAATAAAGAAGATTCGGTTGCTCCTTTCCCGGTGCTTATATTGCTCGTTCAGCTTTTGTTCCCGTCGTGCCAGCTGAGCCCTCCAAAACATGGCTGAATAATAACAGTGACCGGGGCGTCTGCTCACGGGAGGTCCTTCACGTTACACCACAAATTAGTGTTTGCTGTTGGATTTCAAAGCCGGTCTTTATTCAGTCTAGACTCTTTACTTATTCATAGTTCATTTAGGTTTTTTATTAGGAATGGCTGATGAACTGAAAAGAAATGCCCTCTCATTATCTGCTGCTATAAGCCCCTATTTTCCTACCTAATGAATACTCAGCAGGGCCGGCTCCGTGGCTAGACTTCCTGGTGGTGAGCTGTCTTGAAACTTGTGACGTGTTACTCGTTTAAAGCACGGCCAGATTCAGAGGCAATACTCGGTTAGGAGGCTCGCGTCGCAGTAGGGCTGAGGTGTGTCTGCAGCTTCTCCTGTGATATCTTTATCAGAACACAGACGGCCGTCTCCCGTCTCCTTCGCTCTGGAGCAGTCTGGCTGCTTGGGGGTCGGTGGTTCACCTTCCCCAGTGGGGCCTCTGGGGTCCTCTTGCCTTCCCTCTCTGGCGCCGGGGAAGCTGCTAGATCAGTGGGTGCTGTCTCTCCTTCCCTTGTGTTGGACCTCCAGCTGGATTGAGGTCTAACGGTGCCCACTTTATCTTGAGAAACAGGTTTAGAAGAGTCAGACCCTGACATACCAAACTCCTCACTGGATTTGCAGAAGACGCCAGCCCACCTAGATTCCAAGTTCTCTTCTAGCACCGGCTGGCTGTGTGGCCCTGGCCGAGTTCAGCAGCGTCCCTGGGCCTGGTCCTAGGTCTTTGAGGCAGGACACACCCAGCTCATGGggtgctgtgtgtgtgggggCGGGGCTGATCCTGAGCCCACCTCTGGCCTCTGTTCCAGGCAGGCAGGACGCTGGTCCAGGCAGGGTGGACGGAAGGTGGTGGGCAGGTGGTTGGAGGATGAATCCTGCTCCCTCCTGGTCTTGATTCTGGGGGCCTGTAGCTTCCCCACTCCTACCTGGAATCCTTCCAAGCTTCCCTTGGTCTTCTAGGCTCTTTTTTAACACAGCCTGTCCTGAGATGCTTTCCCCCAGGCCCCTTCCTGGCCCAGGCCCCTAGCTGCCAAGGCCGCCTCCGACTCTGTCTCCCCTGTCCCCCATCCAGCCCTTGCCCTGGGTGTTCCTGGGGAGGGGCCCTGTCTCCTCCTTTCCGGGGCCCCAGGGTGCAGCAGGCAGCCAAGCCCCTTACAGGAGAGCACCAACCACTGTTGGGGAAGGAGTCCTCCACACTCCCCAGCTGCTCCGTGCTCTGTAAGACGGACACTTACATGTGTGGTGTTTGGACATCCCCAGGCCTCCGTGAAACGTCCGCACACTGGAGATTGGAAGTTCCTTGAGTTTCACGAAGTGGTGGGGTGAAAGCTGCCCTTCCCTTGAGGCAGACAGGGAAGCAAGGTGGGTGCAGGAAAGCCCCCTCCTCCCTGCAGGCTCCCCTTGGACCAGCCGCTCCCAGTCTCCAGGGCCATCAGGGTCTCTTGGGAGGCGGGTTCAAAGGCGGATGCCCAGGGCCCACTCCCAGAAGCCCTGACGTAAAGGACCCAGCATTGGCTCCAGGAGTCTGTACCAGCCTCATGTGTGAGATGCAGAGGGTGCCAGCGTTGGAAGGGGGAGCACACCCACAGTTTTATATGTGCTCCGGCTCAGTTTTCTGCTTTCTTGGAGCTAGTGCTAGGCTCTAGGTCTGGGGACAGAGCAGTGGACGAGGCAGATGAGACGGCTGGCCTCCAGCGAGCCCGCGTGTGCGTGCGCACGCCTGTGCGTGAGGGGCGGTGCAGAGGGTAAACAGCACACAGCTGCTTCAATGGGATAATAGGGGAAAGCAATGGTGCTGAGAAGAGCCCAGCCCCGGAAGGGGAGAATTCGAAGGGCGGAGCCCACCAGCTGCGCAGGTAGCCTGAGCTGCTGTTCATGGCTCGTGAGAAATGGAGCCCGTGGGCCTCACGGGGCAGAAGCTGTGGACCTTTCAGGCCAGGCTGGGGCCACTGCAGGGCCCAGCTCCAGCACCTGCTGCTGAGGCCACCTGGGAGGGAGGCTAGTGTCTTCGTCACTCTACCTGGAGGGAGGCTGCTGGGGATGGGCGTGAGCAGGAGGGGCAAGGAGGTTCAAGGCCTCCTCTGTTtgggttctttttaaaaagcaggtaagagcacccctgtaaccccagcacttggaaggccgaggcgagtggatcacttgaggtcaggagtttgagacgagcatgaccaacatggtgaaaccctgtctccactaaaaatacaaaaattagctgggcatggtggcgcatgcctgtagacccagctactcgggaggctgaggcaggagaattgtaacctggaggtggagactgcagtgagctgagatcgtgccactgccctacagcctggcacctggcgacagagtgagactctgtctcaaaacaacagcagcaacaacaaaaaaaaaaacgtaaaacgcttgcatcaattaaaaaaaaagtctacagtGAGAGGTGCGCCTCTTGCCCTGTCATAATCTGACAGCTTCCTGTGTATCTATTCAGGAGGTCTTTATACAAACACAAGATGGTGCAGAATACTCGTAACTTCACAGCTGAGCTCTGTACTGAGGCAGGCTCGCCTTGCCTGTGGGGGGTCCCAGGCCCACCAACCCTGCAGCCTGGAGGTCTTTGATGGTGTGGGGGCAGCATCGCACAGCACATGCACTCCTGTTTCTGCTGATttatttgaagacagagtcttactctatcgcccaggctgaagtacagtggcatgatctcagctcactgcaacctctggctcccgggttcaagcgattcttctgcctcagcctcctgagtagctgggattacaggcacgcgccaccatgcccggctaattttttgtatttttagtagagacggggtttcaccatgttggccaggttggtctccaactcccgacctcaagggatctggtcttggcctcccaaagtgctgggattataggtgtgagccatcatgcctggcccgtTTCTGCGTCTTTAGATGGCCGCCCTCATGCTGTGCATTACAGCCTCAGACATGCCAGCTAGCAGCCGCGTGTGGGGACGCCTTCCCAGGGTCAGCCTTGCCGGGCCTGTAGCTGTGAGTGAGCATGGTCACCCTATGGCTGCACACTGTCACACTTCCAGTAGCGACGCCGAGATCACAGCTCCTCTCTCGCCGGCGGACTGTCGTGGATCTGGTCAGCAGTGAAAGATGGCATTGCAGCTGTGATCTGAATTGTGGAAGCTGGGCCACAGGTGTGGGGAGCTGGAGGCGCCGACTCCTGCCTGCACCTGCTCCTCGCTGGTCTGTGCCAGCCTGTTTCTTCCTTCTGGAAATTCtggtttctctgtttttgttgggggtggcggggtggggtgggggttgtttccatttctctggcCTGTCTGCTCGTCAGCTTGGGCCCTTTTCTGTGGGATGGTTGTAGTCCTTACTCTTTTTCGGTAACTATCTTCATAGCTGGGAATAAGCCCTTCACTTATGGTATGAGTGGCACACATTTCCCCGTTTATTTTGCTTacggtgtgtgtggtgtgtgtgtgcacgtggtgtgtgtgtgtggtgtgtgtgtggtgtctgtgtgcgtggtgtgtgtgtggtgtgtgtgggtgtgtgtggtgtgtgtggtgtgtgtgtgtgtgtgtggtgtgtgtgtggtgtgtgtgtggtgtgtgtgtggtgtgtgtggtgtgtgtgtggtgtgtgtgtgcgtggtgtgtgtgtggtgtgtgtgcgtggtgtgtgtggtgtgtgtgtggtgtgtgtgcgtggtgtgtgtggtgtgtgtgtggggtgtgtgcgtggggtgtgtgtggggtgtgtgcgtggggtgtgtgtggtgtgtgtgtgcgtgctgtGTGCATgcgtggtgtgtggtgtgtgtgtggtgtgtgtgtgtggtgtgtgtgtgtggtgtatgtgtggtgtgtgtgtgcgtggtgtgtgtgtggtatgtgtgcgtggtgtgtgtgcgtgtggtgtgtgtggatgtgtgtgtgtggtgtatgtgtgtggtgtgtgtttgtggtgtgtgtgtgtggtgtgtgtgttttgccaCATGGAAgcttcttttcctttaatttttatggaGACACTGTTACCATTATTTCTTACGGCTTCAGGATTTGAGTCATAGAGAAATCTTCCCTCCTCAAACGCTTAAAGCGAACCTCTCCTGTTTCCTTCTtgggtggggcagggctggggagtgCCCAGCACCTGATGGAGGGGCCCACTTGGAAGCTGTGCTGTGCCCAGGCCTGGGGCTCATTCCTGCCCTTCAAGGTCCTGTGTGCTGGGGCTGTG
It includes:
- the LY6H gene encoding lymphocyte antigen 6H isoform X1: MLASQRTLAPRPRAGSKPARSMLPAAMKGLGLALLAVLLCSAPAHGLWCQDCTLTTNSSHCTPKQCQPSDTVCASVRITDPSSSRKDHSVNKMCASSCDFVKRHFFSDYLMGFINSGILKVDVDCCEKDLCNGGTGAGHSPWALAGGLLLSLGPALLWAGL
- the LY6H gene encoding lymphocyte antigen 6H isoform X2, whose protein sequence is MLPAAMKGLGLALLAVLLCSAPAHGLWCQDCTLTTNSSHCTPKQCQPSDTVCASVRITDPSSSRKDHSVNKMCASSCDFVKRHFFSDYLMGFINSGILKVDVDCCEKDLCNGGTGAGHSPWALAGGLLLSLGPALLWAGL